Proteins from a genomic interval of Harpia harpyja isolate bHarHar1 chromosome 7, bHarHar1 primary haplotype, whole genome shotgun sequence:
- the CPO gene encoding carboxypeptidase O, whose amino-acid sequence MWLFLGIIFSLGVLIPGKHSLKLQYDRDQVLHIVPETFQQVQHLQHLCSSLLLDLWKPLLPEDIWAGEDLHIRVPAPLVQEVKDSLDQHMISYKVLISDVQELVDQSMQRERTSHTQVLEGYVYTQYHPMEEIYQWMTQIQKSNSELVTQHYLGKTIENRTMYYLQISQPSDKTKKIIWMDCGIHAREWISPAFCQWFVKEILQNYKSDPKISRFLENLDLYILPVLNIDGYIYSWEKDRLWRKNRSPHMNGTCYGTDLNRNFNSSWGSIGVSYNCSSEIFCGSGPESEPETRAMAQFIERKKSDILCYLTIHSYGQYILTPYGSTTKPPSNNEELMRVAKKASAALMGKYGTRYEVGSTSLILYSNSGSSRDWAHMIGIPFSYTFELRDKGSHGFVLPPDQIQPTCEETMLAVTTIIDYIDQKYFPGGAVMLTSGSLGLSLCLSVVLTWTVS is encoded by the exons ATGTGGCTTTTTCTTGGGATCATCTTTTCTCTGGGGGTGCTAATTCCTGGAAAACACAGCTTGAAATTGCAATATGACAG GGATCAGGTTTTGCATATTGTGCCAGAAACATTTCAGCAAGTCCAGCATCTTCAGCATCTTTGCAGCAGTTTACTG CTGGATTTGTGGAAGCCCCTGCTGCCTGAAGACATCTGGGCTGGAGAAGACCTGCACATAAGGGTCCCAGCCCCTTTGGTGCAGGAGGTGAAAGACAGCTTAGATCAGCATATGATCTCTTACAA aGTCCTAATATCTGACGTGCAGGAACTTGTGGATCAGAGCATGCAAAGGGAGAGGACCAGCCACACGCAGGTCCTGGAAGGTTATGTCTACACCCAGTATCATCCAATGGAAGAG ATTTATCAATGGATGACTCAGATCCAGAAGAGCAACAGCGAGCTGGTGACTCAGCACTACCTGGGGAAGACAATTGAGAATCGAACAATGTATTATCTGCAG ATCAGTCAACCATCAGATAAAACCAAAAAGATCATTTGGATGGACTGTGGGATTCATGCCAGAGAATGGATCTCTCCAGCCTTCTGCCAGTGGTTTGTGAAAGAA attcttCAAAATTACAAATCTGACCCAAAGATAAGCAGATTTCTGGAGAATTTGGACCTCTACATCTTGCCAGTCCTCAATATTGATGGCTACATCTATTCCTGGGAAAAA GATCGTTTGTGGAGGAAAAATCGTTCTCCACATATGAATGGCACCTGCTACGGGACAGACCTGAACCGAAACTTCAATTCCTCCTGGGGCA GTATTGGTGTTTCTTATAACTGCAGCAGTGAAATCTTCTGTGGATCTGGACCAGAATCAGAGCCTGAGACAAGAGCTATGGCTCAGTTTATTGAAAGAAAGAAGAGTGACATTTTGTGCTATTTAACAATTCACTCCTACGGACAGTACATCCTCACTCCGTATGGTTCCACAACTAAACCTCCAAGTAACAATGAAGAACTG ATGCGTGTTGCAAAGAAAGCATCTGCTGCCCTGATGGGAAAGTATGGGACCAGATATGAAGTAGGATCAACCTCTTTAATTTTAT ACAGTAACTCAGGCTCCTCACGGGACTGGGCTCACATGATTGGCATTCCTTTCTCCTACACATTTGAACTGCGAGACAAGGGTAGTCATGGATTTGTTCTACCCCCTGACCAGATCCAACCCACATGTGAGGAGACTATGTTGGCTGTGACAACTATCATAGACTACATTGATCAGAAGTACTTCCCAGGTGGGGCTGTGATGCTGACCTCTGGCAGCCTGGGCCTGAGCCTTTGCTTGAGTGTTGTACTTACATGGACTGTTTCTTAA